A genomic segment from Tessaracoccus defluvii encodes:
- a CDS encoding heavy metal translocating P-type ATPase, with product MTGTHEHHQHDGHEGHGHHDHVAQYRRLFWGMLVIAVPTVLLSPMFADLLGYKLPATGWLTWVAPVLGTVIYLWGGRPFLTGALDELRTRRPGMMLLIGMAITVAFIASWSARLGLLSHELEFWWELALLVVIMLLGHWIEMRSLAQTSSALDSLAALLPDEAEKVEGDGVVTVAPSDLALGDVVVVRPGGRVPADGEVVDGGADVDESMITGESVPVRREVGDHVVAGTVATDDALRVRVSAVGDDTALAGIQRLVAEAQSSATRAQRLADRAAGWLFWFALGAAAITLVAWLLLGTPEQAWIRVITVLVIACPHALGLAIPLVVAIATERAARGGVLVKDRMALEQMRTVDAVLFDKTGTLTAGKPVVTGSTTIGGYGEDELLALAAAAESDSEHPLARAIRDAAAERQLRVPAAADFSASTAVGVRASVEGRVVAVGGPALLAEAGHEALPATGEWSERGATVLHVLVDGEVAGALALADEIRPESRQAVEALHHLGVHVVMITGDAEPVARAVAEELGIDQGFAQVRPEDKSEKVAELQRDGRLVAMVGDGVNDAPALAQADVGIAIGAGTDVAIASAGVVLASDDPRSVLSVIQLSRASYRKMTQNLWWAGGYNLAAVPLAAGVLAPVGFVMPMAVGALLMSLSTVVVATNAQLLRRLDLGPEASVRAARGARPVRGQRLEREVAEAPAHAHH from the coding sequence GTGACCGGCACGCACGAGCATCACCAGCACGACGGCCATGAAGGTCACGGCCACCACGACCACGTGGCCCAGTACCGCCGACTGTTCTGGGGCATGCTCGTCATCGCAGTGCCGACGGTGCTGCTCAGTCCGATGTTCGCCGACCTCCTCGGCTACAAGCTGCCCGCGACCGGCTGGCTCACCTGGGTCGCGCCGGTCCTCGGCACGGTCATCTACCTGTGGGGCGGGCGCCCATTCCTCACCGGCGCCCTCGACGAGCTCCGCACGCGCCGGCCCGGGATGATGCTGCTCATCGGCATGGCAATCACCGTCGCATTCATAGCCTCCTGGAGCGCCCGGCTCGGGCTGCTCTCCCACGAGCTGGAGTTCTGGTGGGAGCTGGCGCTGCTCGTCGTCATCATGCTGCTCGGGCACTGGATCGAGATGCGCTCCCTGGCGCAGACCTCCTCGGCGCTCGACTCGCTGGCCGCACTGCTGCCCGACGAGGCCGAGAAGGTCGAGGGCGATGGTGTCGTCACCGTCGCGCCGTCCGACCTCGCCCTGGGCGACGTCGTCGTCGTGCGTCCCGGGGGCCGGGTGCCCGCCGACGGCGAGGTGGTCGACGGCGGTGCGGACGTCGACGAGTCGATGATCACCGGGGAGTCGGTACCCGTGCGGCGCGAGGTGGGCGACCACGTCGTCGCCGGCACCGTCGCCACCGACGACGCTCTGCGCGTGCGCGTCTCCGCCGTCGGGGACGACACGGCGCTCGCGGGCATCCAGCGACTGGTGGCCGAGGCCCAGTCCTCCGCCACCCGGGCACAGCGGCTGGCGGACAGAGCTGCGGGCTGGCTGTTCTGGTTCGCCCTCGGCGCGGCCGCCATCACGCTCGTCGCGTGGCTACTGCTCGGCACGCCCGAGCAGGCGTGGATCCGCGTCATCACGGTGCTGGTCATCGCCTGTCCGCACGCGCTGGGCCTGGCGATCCCGCTCGTCGTCGCCATCGCCACCGAGCGCGCCGCTCGGGGCGGGGTGCTGGTCAAGGACCGCATGGCGCTGGAGCAGATGCGCACCGTCGACGCCGTCCTGTTCGACAAGACCGGCACCCTCACCGCCGGCAAGCCCGTCGTCACCGGAAGCACGACGATCGGTGGGTACGGCGAGGACGAGCTGCTCGCACTCGCCGCCGCCGCGGAGTCGGACAGTGAGCACCCGCTGGCCCGAGCGATTCGCGACGCGGCCGCGGAGCGTCAGCTGCGCGTCCCGGCCGCCGCCGACTTCTCGGCGTCCACCGCCGTCGGGGTGCGGGCGAGCGTCGAGGGCCGCGTCGTCGCCGTCGGTGGGCCGGCGCTGCTGGCCGAGGCGGGACACGAGGCGCTGCCGGCCACCGGGGAGTGGTCCGAGCGCGGCGCCACCGTGCTGCACGTGCTGGTCGACGGCGAGGTGGCCGGTGCGCTGGCGCTGGCCGACGAGATCCGGCCGGAGTCGCGGCAGGCCGTGGAGGCACTCCACCACCTCGGCGTGCACGTCGTGATGATCACCGGCGACGCCGAACCGGTGGCCCGAGCGGTGGCCGAGGAGCTGGGCATCGACCAGGGGTTCGCGCAGGTACGGCCCGAGGACAAGAGCGAGAAGGTCGCCGAGCTGCAGCGCGACGGACGGCTGGTGGCCATGGTCGGCGACGGCGTCAACGACGCCCCCGCGCTGGCGCAGGCTGACGTCGGGATCGCGATCGGTGCCGGCACCGACGTGGCGATCGCCTCGGCCGGCGTCGTGCTGGCCTCGGACGACCCGCGCTCGGTGCTCTCGGTCATCCAGCTCTCCCGGGCGTCCTACCGCAAGATGACGCAGAACCTGTGGTGGGCGGGCGGCTACAACCTCGCCGCGGTGCCCCTGGCTGCCGGCGTGCTCGCCCCGGTCGGCTTCGTCATGCCGATGGCCGTGGGAGCGCTGCTCATGTCGCTGTCCACCGTCGTCGTCGCGACGAACGCCCAGCTGCTGCGGCGGCTGGACCTCGGCCCGGAGGCCAGCGTGCGCGCGGCGCGCGGGGCCCGGCCCGTGCGGGGCCAGCGGCTGGAACGAGAGGTCGCAGAGGCGCCGGCGCACGCGCACCACTGA